The following nucleotide sequence is from Paenibacillus odorifer.
GGATGAAGAGCTGGCAAGACAGGAGCTGGCTTATTTAATAGAGACGCACAGCGGGATCGATATAACGGCACAGTTTGAAGATGGGCTGGACGCACTTAAATTTTTGCAGAGTGATACGGTAGATGTGATTTTTCTGGATATTAATATTCCCTCTATCGATGGGGTGCTGTTGGCACAGAATATCAGTAGATTCTCGGTAAAACCCTACATAGTGTTCATCACTGCGTATAAGGAGCATGCCGCTGAGGCGTTTGAGATTGAAGCTTTTGACTATATTCTTAAGCCGTATAGCGAGGTTCGCATTAAAGCCATGCTGCACAAGCTGGAAAATGCGGTTGCCAGCCGTGGACGACAGGGGGAAGAGGAGCGTAATCCGGTGAGTGACAAGGTCAATCTGTGGAAAAATGAAAAGATTATCGTAGTGAATGCCGACGATATTTATTACGCCTCCGCGCAGGAAAAAAGTACAAGTGTGATGACTAAAGGTGAGGAATACAGCATGGCACTTAGTATTAGCGATTTCTTTCAGCGGCTGCCGCAGGATCGTTTTTTTCGCTGCCATCGTTCCTATATTGTTAACCTGTCCAAGATCAAGGAAATCATCCCGTGGTTCAACAATACGTATTTGCTGCGCCTGCATGATTTAGATTTTGAAGTGCCGGTAAGTCGTAGTAAGGTAAAAGAATTCAGGCAGATTATGCGCTTATAAATGCAATTCATTCTTCATTTCCGTCATCTCATGCCGGATTTCTCTCAACATCGGCTGGTTTAGCTACAATAAAGAGGCGATAGAAGCTCTTGTAGCAGACAACGAGAGAGAAAGAAGGAAAAGACCATGACTACGACAATGGACAGCAAAAGCACCAAACGGTGGCTAATCGTATTAGGTACAGTAATTATGCAAATGGGTCTAGGTACCATCTATACATGGAGTTTATTTAATGCGCATCTGGTAACAAAATTTGGCTGGGAGCTTAACTCCGTTTCGATTACTTTTTCTATAACGAGCTTTGCACTCGCTTTCGCGACCTTGTTCGCAGGGAAGCTGCAGGATCGTTTCGGGCTTCGCCGTTTGACTGCTACTGCTGGGATTGTGCTCGGACTAGGATTGATCCTTAGCTCGCAGGCCAATTCACTCTTCATGTTCTATTTATTGGTTGGGGTGATCGTTGGTTTTGCGGATGGGACAGCTTATATCACTTCATTATCTAATTTAATTAAATGGTTTCCGAATAATAAAGGTTTAATCTCCGGCGTATCCGTTGGTGCTTATGGAACAGGGAGTTTGATCTTTAAATATATTAACGGCGGGTTGATTGACTCAGTGGGTGTGTCTAATACATTTATGTATTGGGGTTTGATTGTTATGGGCATGATTGTAATCGGTTCCTTGCTCGTAAGAGAAGCCCCGGTTCAAGCGGCCCCAGCACCAGCGGGTTCAACGACAGCTGCAGTAATGAGTTCACCGAAAGACTATACGGTCAAAGAAATGCTGCGGACAAAAGAAGCGTATCTGCTATTTATCATCTTTTTCACCGCCTGTATGTGTGGTCTGTATTTGATCGGTATTGTAAAAGATATCGGCGTGCAGCTGGCTGGACTTGATGTACAGACTGCAGCTAGTGCGGTGGCTATGATTGCGATCTTTAATACAGCGGGACGTTTAATTCTGGGTGCTTTATCTGACAAAATGAGTCGCTTGAAGCTGGTAGGCGCATCACTTGCTGTAACTGCGGCGGCTATGCTGACCCTCAGCTACGCGACCCTGAATTTCGGACTTTTCTTCACTTGTGTAGCAGCCATTGCGTTCTGCTTTGGCGGGAATATCACGGTGTTCCCGGCCATTGTCAGCGACTTCTTCGGACTGAAAAATCACAGTAAGAACTACGGAATCGTCTACCAAGGTTTTGGTATTGGTGCCCTTTCCGGTTCGTTTATCGCCGTCTTCCTAGGCGGGTTCAAACCAACCTTTGTTATCTTTGGCCTCTTGTGCCTGCTGGCCTGCATCATCGCGATTTCTCTGAAACCGCCAGTGGCGAAGTCGAAAGAGAAAAAAGCGCTGCGTCTCAAAGCAACGGAACGTACAGCTTAAGGTGTAATTGAAGTTAGAGCCAGGCAGCGATTCTCCGGTTAGTGGAGAATCGCTGCCTGTTTTTTTGATTTGCGGTGGCTTGCTGAGCTGAGACTTGTTTGGGCGGATTATCTTCAATTGGGAGAAGGAGTTTTGCTGGGATCTGAGAAGTAACTGCATTCTGTGCAACTATTCCGTATGAAATAGTGAATCTTCGGATTTTAGCTGTATTCTGTACAACTAAAACCTCGAGATGTTGCTTAGAGGCGAAAAAACCAAGGAAATAGTTGCACCAAATACAGCTATATCTAATGGTGGCGTGATGCGTGAAAAAATAGTTGTATGAAATACAGTTAAACGTGACTACCCTTGCACCAGCACCAGCACCAGCACCAGCACCAGCACCAGCACCAGCACCAGCACCAGCACCAGCACCAGCACCAGCACCAGCACCAGCACCAGCACCAGCACCAGCACCAGCACCAGCACCAGCACCAGCACCAGCACCAGCACCAGCACCAGCACCAGCACCAGCACCAGCACCAGCACCAGCACCAGCACCAGCACCAGCTACATCACTAGGAGCACCTAGCACCTATATCACTACAGGCACCTACACCAGCACCTACATCAGTACCAGCATCTGTACCAACGTCTGTGGGCCTGCACCATCACTTTTGCCATTCCTTTCCCTTCGTCTCTCTTTTGCGTCTAAACATTGCCTCCGTTACTGCTCAATATGTTTATTTAGAGGGTGGATAGATTTGTCGGACGCACAGCGGATTTTTTGTAACTAGGTAAGCAAGTACATCAATAGGACAGTGTGGTCGAAGCAGTGTTGGATGTGATCTGATTCTTGCGGAACTCGGATGGGGAGACCCCGCTAAGTTTATTGAATATGCGGTTGAACTGGGAGAAACTGTTGAATCCGCATTGCCCGGCGATCTCGGAAATCTTCAGGCGGGTGTAAATCAGCAATTGCTGGGCATTACGGACCCGGGTCATCTGAATATATTCTGTCAGCGTGGAGCCGGTAATTAACTTAAATTGGTGTGATAAATAATAGGAGCTGATAAAGAACTCTTTAGCGAGGAAATCAAGGGATAACTCGCTGTTGTAATGGCTATGGATGTATGCGGTGATCGAGTAGATTTTTTGCATAATGGCATTTCCGATCTCCTCTGGGACATAGCTGTTCTGATCCCTGCGCTGGTATAAAGCACATAGAAACTGTTGGAAAAGGCTGTGAATCAGTACTGGATTTAATGGTGAAGTGCTGTGTGATAAGGTGAAGATAGCGTTAAGAGGATCAAACACGGCTTTGCGCAACTCTTTTGGCAAACGGTAGATCGGTATTTCTTCCCAAAATGAGAGAAACATACTTTTGTAAGCGTTCTCTAAACCGGGTATATCCTTGGGCATGGCGAAGTTTATGATCAGCCGCTTAAACGGCGGCCCTTCCGGATATTGTGTCTTATGCATCCGATAAGGACGCAGGAGCACGATGTCATACTGCTGGAGGGCGCAGACATTCCCATCGATAATATGAGTGGCTCGGGAATCCATTAAGATATGAATCTCGTAAAAATCATGAAAATGCTGAAACTCCATATTGATATCGTGAGAACGCTGGTCATAATCAAAATAGTAAAAAAGGGGATCAACGGGCGTGTTGATACGTACGCTATATCCTTGTTCGTACAGTAAGTCGCTTTCAAGCAAATGCTCTCACCGCCTTATTCTGTAATATGCACTTATTATATGTTCAGAAAAGCAAGATTTGCAATATATGAGGGTTATTACAGCAAATATAAAGTAGTTTTTGTATGGAATGGTTTGATATATTACGGGTGAATGGAACTAGCCAACATGAGGGAAGACCCAAAATGGCAGGCGAAGGGGCGGAAAACAGATGAACAACAGCCGGATTAGTAAAGTTGAGATCATTGAAAAGCTGAACCGCGTGACGGATAAGCTGCTGAAGCTGGAGCGGCCGGAAAACGAAGCCGAACTGCAAAATTTAGGGGAGGATGCGGGACGACGGGGGTATTTTGCTCGTGATTTTGGCATGGAGGAATGGGATTGGCCGCAGGGAGTGGGGCTTTACGGACTTCAAAAACTTGAGCAGCATTTCAAGGATGAGCGTTATCAAGAATATGCCAAGCTTTGGATGAGCAAGCAGCTGGGCAAGGGGCTGCCGAGCCGGAATATCAATACAACAGCGCCGTTGCTGTCATTGATGGAACTGAAGGAATCGGAGGAATTAAGCCTGGAATGGGTACAGTGGTTGATGCATGGCCTGCCGCGGACGAAGGAGTCTGGTTATCAGCATGTCACAACAGGAGCGAGCAAGGATGAAGTTACGCTCAACGATAATGAAATCTGGATTGATACGTTATTTATGGCTATTTTGTTCACGGCAAAAATGGGTGTGAAATACGATAATTCCGCATGGCGGCAAGCGTCGCTTTACCAACTGCTGCTGCATATCAAATACCTGTATGATAAAAAGACAGGGCTGTTTTTTCATGGCTGGCATTTTGGCGGCCGGCATAATTTCAGCGAAGCCTTCTGGTGCCGGGGTAATAGCTGGTTTACACTCGGCCTGCCTGAATACCTGGATTTGATGGGGCCGTATCTGGACAGTGGAGTGTTTGAATATCTTCAACAGATCCTGAACGCACAGGCAACAGCTTTATTAGCCTGCCAGAGCGGAGATGGATTGTGGCATACGCTGCTGGACGACTCTAGCAGTTATACTGAAACGTCAGGCTCAGCAGCTATCGCAGCGGGTATTTTGCATAGCGTACGCAGGGGGTTGTTGCCGGAATCGTATGCAGGTCATGCCCTGAAAGCGATCCGGGCGGTGCTGGACAGAATTGACGATGAAGGCACGGTGCTTGGTGTATCCGGCGGTACTCCGATTGGTGCTGCAAAAGAAGATTATAAGCAAATCATTATTGCCCCTATGGCCTACGGGCAGGCCATGGTTTTAGTCGCACTAGGTGAAGCGTTACATTACTGTTGAGGTTGAGTAAATAGCTAAGGCGAGAGTCAAAAAAGCTGGAGAAATATTTGCTTGTAACTTCGCTGGTGCTTGGAGTATACTATTTTCGGGATGGTTAAGCGCTTACCTCGAAGGAGGATAAGCAAACATGGTAAATCCGATCGTAGTTGGCATTATTGGGGCAGGCAGAATTGGCCGGCTTCATGCAGATAATCTGCGTGTGATGCCGTCGTTTAAGTTGAAATCCATTGCGGAGGCTGTGGTAAGTGAGGAATTGCTGGTCTGGGCAGAGAGCCGGAATCTTGGCTCTGCATTTGTGAATGGGCAAGACCTTCTGAATGACCCTGAGATCGAGGCTGTGTTTATCTGCACACCTACGGATACCCACGCCTCATGGATTGAGCTAGCAGCCCGGGCTGGGAAACATATTTTCTGTGAAAAGCCGATCAGCCTGTCGTCAGAGTTTACCCACCAGGCACTGAAGATAGTGGAGGATGAGGGTGTATTGCTACAGGTCGGCTTCAACCGGCGAATGGACCCTAGCTTCCGCAAACTTAAGCAACTGGTTCAGTCAGGAGAGCTAGGCAGTCCACATGTTGTGAAGATCACATCACGTGATCCGCAGCCTCCGGGTGAGGCTTATGTGCGGTCTTCCGGCGGGATGTTTATGGATATGACGATTCACGATTTTGATATGGCCCGTTATCTGATGGGTGAGGAAGTAACAGAAGTTTATACCCGAGGTGCCAATCTCGTTGATCCGATGTTTGGGCGCTGCGATGATGTGGATACAGCTGTCATCACGCTGACCTTTGCCAGTGGCGCAATCTGCGTCATTGATAACAGCCGTAAGGCTGTATATGGTTATGATCAACGTGTGGAGGTGTTCGGTTCCTGCGGCTCAGCCACCGCCGACAACTGCCGTCCAACAACTGTAGAGGTTTCAACCGCTGCTTCGGTCACACGCGATCAGCCGCTTCATTTCTTTCTCGAGCGGTATAACCAGGCTTTCGTGGAAGAGGTTGCCGCATTTGCCCGGGCAATCCGCTTGCAGGAGCCTATCATTTGCAGCGGGCTTGATGGGCAACAGGCGGAACGGATTGCCGAAGCCGCTAAAGAATCCTATCTTACCGGGCTTCCGGTCAAGTTGTCTTCTTGTGCCGGAGAGGGAATATCGGCGACACATGCTTTGTAAGCGGATGCAGATGCTGAAGATGGGGGAGGTCTGTGAAGATGTCCAATCTAATCATAAAAGCCGGAGCACCCGGCAAAGATGGACTTGTAGCGGCAGTTAGCAAGGAGAGCGCTGGATGGGAGTATGTAGGTTTTGAAGTGTACCAGCTGCAGGTTGGGGATACGCTGAGCCGCAGCGCGGAAGGGAATGAAATCTGTCTGGTGCTGCTGGCGGGCAAGGCGGATGTGAGAGCAGGCGCCCAGTTGTTCGCCGGGATCGGTGAACGTATGTCTGTATTTGAGGATTTGCCGCCGTATGCGGTGTATATTCCGGCGGGAGGGCATTATGAAGTTACGGCCTTGACGGAGCTGGAACTTGCGGTTTGCCTTGCACCAGGAACGGGCAAATATGCGCCACGTTTGATCACTCCGTGCGATACTGTAGCCGAAGCCCGCGGTTCTGGCAGCATGTCACGGCGAGTGGTCAACATTTTGCCTGAGCAGAGTGAAGCCGAGAGCCTGCTGGTCGTGGAAGTGCGTACGGGTGGCGGCAATTGGTCCAGCTATCCTCCGCACAAGCATGACTGTGACAATCTACCTGCTGAGTCTTATCTGGAAGAGACATACTACCACCGGGTTAACCCGGCTCATGGTTTTGTAGTGCAGCGGGTGTATAATGATGACCGCAGCCTCGATGAGACGATGGCGGTGTCTGACCGCAGTATTGTATTGGTTCCGGAGGGCTATCATCCTGTATCGGCACCGCCGGGTTATGATTCTTATTATCTCAATGTGATGGCAGGTCCGGTCCGCACATGGGTTTTTCATAATGATCCGGAACATGAATGGCTGTTCGAGATGCAGCAACACCAGAAGGATAAGAAGGAATAGTGTAGCAGCACGCACGAAAAGGGGGCTTCCGCAAGGCGGAGGCTCCTTCTTTGTGTCGATGTATTGACCAAATGTTCGCCACAGTAACAGAGTCCCTTGCACCGCTTAATAGACACTGTCAGAAGAGTTCCTTATAATCTAGGTATAGGATTGATTGTACGAACGTAAAGGCGGGCTCACTAACGATGAAACCTACGATATATGATGTGGCACGGGAAGCGGGAGTCTCCATCGC
It contains:
- a CDS encoding L-lactate MFS transporter gives rise to the protein MDSKSTKRWLIVLGTVIMQMGLGTIYTWSLFNAHLVTKFGWELNSVSITFSITSFALAFATLFAGKLQDRFGLRRLTATAGIVLGLGLILSSQANSLFMFYLLVGVIVGFADGTAYITSLSNLIKWFPNNKGLISGVSVGAYGTGSLIFKYINGGLIDSVGVSNTFMYWGLIVMGMIVIGSLLVREAPVQAAPAPAGSTTAAVMSSPKDYTVKEMLRTKEAYLLFIIFFTACMCGLYLIGIVKDIGVQLAGLDVQTAASAVAMIAIFNTAGRLILGALSDKMSRLKLVGASLAVTAAAMLTLSYATLNFGLFFTCVAAIAFCFGGNITVFPAIVSDFFGLKNHSKNYGIVYQGFGIGALSGSFIAVFLGGFKPTFVIFGLLCLLACIIAISLKPPVAKSKEKKALRLKATERTA
- a CDS encoding helix-turn-helix transcriptional regulator, which produces MLESDLLYEQGYSVRINTPVDPLFYYFDYDQRSHDINMEFQHFHDFYEIHILMDSRATHIIDGNVCALQQYDIVLLRPYRMHKTQYPEGPPFKRLIINFAMPKDIPGLENAYKSMFLSFWEEIPIYRLPKELRKAVFDPLNAIFTLSHSTSPLNPVLIHSLFQQFLCALYQRRDQNSYVPEEIGNAIMQKIYSITAYIHSHYNSELSLDFLAKEFFISSYYLSHQFKLITGSTLTEYIQMTRVRNAQQLLIYTRLKISEIAGQCGFNSFSQFNRIFNKLSGVSPSEFRKNQITSNTASTTLSY
- the iolG gene encoding inositol 2-dehydrogenase; translation: MVNPIVVGIIGAGRIGRLHADNLRVMPSFKLKSIAEAVVSEELLVWAESRNLGSAFVNGQDLLNDPEIEAVFICTPTDTHASWIELAARAGKHIFCEKPISLSSEFTHQALKIVEDEGVLLQVGFNRRMDPSFRKLKQLVQSGELGSPHVVKITSRDPQPPGEAYVRSSGGMFMDMTIHDFDMARYLMGEEVTEVYTRGANLVDPMFGRCDDVDTAVITLTFASGAICVIDNSRKAVYGYDQRVEVFGSCGSATADNCRPTTVEVSTAASVTRDQPLHFFLERYNQAFVEEVAAFARAIRLQEPIICSGLDGQQAERIAEAAKESYLTGLPVKLSSCAGEGISATHAL
- the iolB gene encoding 5-deoxy-glucuronate isomerase, giving the protein MSNLIIKAGAPGKDGLVAAVSKESAGWEYVGFEVYQLQVGDTLSRSAEGNEICLVLLAGKADVRAGAQLFAGIGERMSVFEDLPPYAVYIPAGGHYEVTALTELELAVCLAPGTGKYAPRLITPCDTVAEARGSGSMSRRVVNILPEQSEAESLLVVEVRTGGGNWSSYPPHKHDCDNLPAESYLEETYYHRVNPAHGFVVQRVYNDDRSLDETMAVSDRSIVLVPEGYHPVSAPPGYDSYYLNVMAGPVRTWVFHNDPEHEWLFEMQQHQKDKKE
- a CDS encoding glycoside hydrolase family 88/105 protein; this encodes MNNSRISKVEIIEKLNRVTDKLLKLERPENEAELQNLGEDAGRRGYFARDFGMEEWDWPQGVGLYGLQKLEQHFKDERYQEYAKLWMSKQLGKGLPSRNINTTAPLLSLMELKESEELSLEWVQWLMHGLPRTKESGYQHVTTGASKDEVTLNDNEIWIDTLFMAILFTAKMGVKYDNSAWRQASLYQLLLHIKYLYDKKTGLFFHGWHFGGRHNFSEAFWCRGNSWFTLGLPEYLDLMGPYLDSGVFEYLQQILNAQATALLACQSGDGLWHTLLDDSSSYTETSGSAAIAAGILHSVRRGLLPESYAGHALKAIRAVLDRIDDEGTVLGVSGGTPIGAAKEDYKQIIIAPMAYGQAMVLVALGEALHYC
- a CDS encoding LytR/AlgR family response regulator transcription factor gives rise to the protein MRAIIVEDEELARQELAYLIETHSGIDITAQFEDGLDALKFLQSDTVDVIFLDINIPSIDGVLLAQNISRFSVKPYIVFITAYKEHAAEAFEIEAFDYILKPYSEVRIKAMLHKLENAVASRGRQGEEERNPVSDKVNLWKNEKIIVVNADDIYYASAQEKSTSVMTKGEEYSMALSISDFFQRLPQDRFFRCHRSYIVNLSKIKEIIPWFNNTYLLRLHDLDFEVPVSRSKVKEFRQIMRL